Sequence from the Herbaspirillum sp. meg3 genome:
GTGGGCTTGTCGTCGACGCCTTTGGCAATCGACAGGATAGGCCAGCCGCTTTCGGTCTGCCAGTAGTTGTCGATCACCGGCACGCCCAGCGAAGTGGAAATCCAGTTCGATGTTGTCTCATCCAGCGGTTCACCCGCAAGGTACAAACTTTTGAGTGAGGACAAGTCGTATTTGCTCATGAATTCCGGCGGATGTTTCTTCAGCACGCGGATTGCCGTCGGCGAAGAAAACATGCGCGTGACCTTGTACTTGTCCACCAGACTCCACCAGATGCCGGCGTCCGGTGCTTCCCCAGGCAACACCGGCAATCCTTCATAGAGGATGGTCGCCATGCCTGCCATCAACGGCCCATAAACGATATAAGAATGGCCGACTACCCAGCCGATATCAGAGGTGCAGAAATACGTCTCGCCGGGATTACCGCAGAATACATGCTGCATCGATGCAGTCAGCGCCACCGCATAGCCGCCGACGTCGCGCTGCACGCCCTTCGGCTTGCCGGTGGTGCCGGAGGTGTACAAGATGTAGGACGGTTCGTTCGACTCCAGCCAGACCACCGGCACTTGTGCATCCAGATGCTGCGCCCGTGCGGGGGCATAGTCGACATCCCGCACAGCGGTGCGCGGCATCTCCGCCAACCCACGATCCACCAGCAGGACATGTGCCGGCTTGTGTTGTGCCAGCCGGATTGCATCATCGAGCAAGCCTTTGTAAGGCACCACTCTGCCGCCACGAGAACCGGCGTCGGCAGATACGATCAAGCTCGGCTGCGCATCGTCGATACGTGTCGCCAGGCTATTGGAAGCAAAGCCGCCGAATACCACCGAATGCACAGCGCCGATCCGCGCACATGCCAGCATCGCGAACACCGCCTCGGCGATCATCGGCATGTATATCAATACGCGATCACCCCGCTGCACACCGAGCGCCTGCATGGTCGCCGCCATGGCGCTGACTTCGCGATGCAACTCGCGAAAACTGAAAGTTTTTTCAGTATTGGTTTCCGTCGAGACGGCGATCAATGCCGCCTGGTCGCCACGCTGCGGCAGATGCCGGTCAATGGCGTTGTGACACAGATTGGTCTCTCCGCCGACAAACCAGCGTGCAAACGGCGGCCGCGAATAGTCGAGTGTTTTACTGAATGGTGCATGCCAGTCGACGCGCCGGGCTTCGTTCGCCCAGAAGGTATTGGGATCGTCGACGGACTGCTGATAAAACGATGCGAAACTCATGATGTCTCCTCATGGCAATCGGATAAGCAATGACGTGATGGCGATGTCATTGCACAGTGAGTGCCGCGTCTTTGCGCAGCATCTTCTTTCTGTGTTGTGTGCTGTGGTTTACTGTGACAGCGCTTGCTTACGCCCAGCTTAATTCATGCGCTTTTCTTCTTGAAATCGGCTGCGTAAAATCACTATCCTGAGACGAAAAAAAGGATGCGCGAGCATCCTTTTTTAATCATCGGATGACACACGAATTACCTGCACATGGACAAGCAATCGGCGCCACAAAAACAATCAGCGATTCTTGCAATCATTCGCAAGCTGCTGGCCGATCTTCGAATTCAGCAACATCGATTTCGATGGAATCTGAATCCAGACCAGGCCATCACCCTTGTCTTCAAAACGCAGCGCACCGGTGGATGTCGAGACCGGCGTCATTTTGTAGGTGCTGCCTTTCCACACCAAGTTCACGTTATTGGATGCGTCGACCTTGACTTCCACCTTGTTGCCCATCTCGCAGGAAAAAGTACCCGTCGCCAATCTCCCGGCCCACGCAGGATTCACGGCGGCTGCAACCGGTTGCAACGGCGCCGGTACCGGCTTGGTTTCAGTGAGCGGCACATTTTCAGATGCGCAGGCGGCCAGCAGAATGGACAGAGTCAGTACGGAAGCACGTTGCAAAAAAGTCATGTTTTAATCCAGTGCAGGGTGAAAAGAGAATGTGGACGGCATCTTACCAACTTTCGTTCCCTTATTCCGCTTTCCGTACGCTTTCCTGCCACTGCATTGCAACATGCCAGCCCTCATTGATCCCCTAAAACGCGTCGCCGGGAACACGCACCCAGCCTTCCATCAACACGCGTGCGCTGCGGCTCATGATGGCCTTCGTGACGCTCCATTCGCCGTCAATCAATTTTGCTTCGGCTCCGACACGCAACGTGCCGGAGGGATGCCCGAAACGCACAGCCGTCCGCTCACCACCACCCGCCGCGAGATTGACCAGCGTGCCGGGAACCGCCGCTGCGGTGCCGATGGCGACTGCGGCCGTGCCCATCATGGCGTGATGCAACTTGCCCATGGACATTGCACGCACCAACAGGTCGACATCGCCGGCGGCGACCTTCTTGCCGCTGGACGCAGTGTAGTCGCGCGGCTTGGCGACGAAGGCGACCTTCGGCGTGTGCTGACGCTTGACTGCTTCCTCCACATGCTTGATCAGCCCCATGCGCACCGCGCCGTGGGCACGGATGGTCTCGAACATTGCCAGCGCTTTGGGATCGCTGTTGATGGCGTCCTGCAACTCAGCGCCGGTGTAACCGATATCTTCCGCATTCAGAAAAATCGCCGGTATGCCGGCATTGATCATGGTTGCCTTAAAGGTGCCGACACCCGGCACTTCCAGATCATCGACCAGATTGCCGGTCGGGAACATCGAGCCTCCCGCGTCACCATCGCCTTCATCCGCCGGATCAAGAAATTCAAGCTGCACTTCCGCCGCAGGAAAGGTCACACCGTCGAGTTCGAAGTCGCCGGTCTCTTGCACCTGACCGTCGGTGATCGTCACGTGCGCGATGATGGTCTTGCTGATATTGGCTTGCCAGATGCGTACGGTGCAGGTGCCGTTGATCGGTACGCGATCAGGATCGATCAGACCGTTGCTGATGGCAAACGGCCCCACTGCTGCGGACAGGTTGCCGCAGTTGCCGCTCCAGTCGACAAAAGCGCTGTCGATCGCCACCTGGCCAAACAGATAGTCGACGTCATGACCGGGACGGCTGGATTTGGACAGGATGACGGTTTTGCTGGTGCTGGACGTTGCACCGCCCATGCCGTCAATCTGCTTGCCGTACGGATCTGGACTGCCGATGACGCGCATCAGCAAGGCGTCGCGTGCGGCGCCCGGCTGCTGTGCAGATGCAGGCAAGTCCTGCAGGCGGAAGAACACGCCTTTGCTGGTGCCGCCACGGATGTAGGTGGCGGGGATTTTGATTTGCGGTACGTGGTTCATAGTATGTGTCCTGTTTGTGACCTTGAGCTGCCCTAAGCGGCCTTGACCGTCGACGCCAGAAAATCCTGCGCGAAACGTTGCAGCACACCGCCTGCTTCATAGATCGACACTTCTTCCGCAGTATCGAGACGGCATGTCATCGGCACTTCGACGCGCTCACCGTTCTTACGCGTGATGACCAATGTCAGATCAGCGCGTGGTGTGCGCTTGCCGATCACATCGAAAGTTTCAGTACCGTCGATATCCAGCGTCTTGCGCGTCACGCCTGGTTTGAACTCCAGCGGCAACACGCCCATGCCGATCAGATTGGTGCGGTGGATGCGTTCGAAGCCTTCGGCTGCGATCACTTCAACGCCTGCCAGGCGCACGCCCTTGGCGGCCCAGTCACGCGACGACCCCTGGCCGTAGTCGGCACCGGCGACGATGATCAGCGGCTGCTTG
This genomic interval carries:
- a CDS encoding propionate--CoA ligase; translated protein: MSFASFYQQSVDDPNTFWANEARRVDWHAPFSKTLDYSRPPFARWFVGGETNLCHNAIDRHLPQRGDQAALIAVSTETNTEKTFSFRELHREVSAMAATMQALGVQRGDRVLIYMPMIAEAVFAMLACARIGAVHSVVFGGFASNSLATRIDDAQPSLIVSADAGSRGGRVVPYKGLLDDAIRLAQHKPAHVLLVDRGLAEMPRTAVRDVDYAPARAQHLDAQVPVVWLESNEPSYILYTSGTTGKPKGVQRDVGGYAVALTASMQHVFCGNPGETYFCTSDIGWVVGHSYIVYGPLMAGMATILYEGLPVLPGEAPDAGIWWSLVDKYKVTRMFSSPTAIRVLKKHPPEFMSKYDLSSLKSLYLAGEPLDETTSNWISTSLGVPVIDNYWQTESGWPILSIAKGVDDKPTRLGSPGVPLYGYKMHIMNESTGELCGPNEKGVVVIEGPLPPGCMQTVYRDDVRFVNTYWSNFPKQVYSTFDWGIRDDDGYYFILGRTDDVINVAGHRLGTREIEESISSHANVSEVAVVGVEDKLKGQVAIAFVIPRKADGIATPEGRQALEAEIMRVVDKQIGAVGRPSRVYFVSLLPKTRSGKLLRRSIQAICEGRDPGDLTTIEDPSSLQQIKAALQS
- the prpF gene encoding 2-methylaconitate cis-trans isomerase PrpF, with protein sequence MNHVPQIKIPATYIRGGTSKGVFFRLQDLPASAQQPGAARDALLMRVIGSPDPYGKQIDGMGGATSSTSKTVILSKSSRPGHDVDYLFGQVAIDSAFVDWSGNCGNLSAAVGPFAISNGLIDPDRVPINGTCTVRIWQANISKTIIAHVTITDGQVQETGDFELDGVTFPAAEVQLEFLDPADEGDGDAGGSMFPTGNLVDDLEVPGVGTFKATMINAGIPAIFLNAEDIGYTGAELQDAINSDPKALAMFETIRAHGAVRMGLIKHVEEAVKRQHTPKVAFVAKPRDYTASSGKKVAAGDVDLLVRAMSMGKLHHAMMGTAAVAIGTAAAVPGTLVNLAAGGGERTAVRFGHPSGTLRVGAEAKLIDGEWSVTKAIMSRSARVLMEGWVRVPGDAF